GGACCACCGTGAAGTTGAGCGGGTTGCTGACAGGCCACGACCACCACGTCCTCCAGGGAGACACCGAGGCCACGCGGATCACCGCGGGCACCACCTTCGACGTGGACCGGGTGACACCGGGCTCGCTCTTCATCGCCGTGCCCGGCCACGACGCCGGCGGCCCCGCCGCCATCGGCGCGGCCCTCGCCCGAGGCGCCGTCGCGGTACTCGTCGACGACGACGGGGCGGCCGCCGCGCACCGGGGCCCGGCGGCAACGCCCGGCGTGTGCGTCGTGCGCGTGTCCGACACCCGGAAGGCGGCGGCGGTCGTCTCCTCCCGCTACTTCACCGAGCCCGGTCGGCAGATGGACATGGTGGCCGTCACCGGGACCAACGGGAAGACGTCCATCTCGTACATGGTCGAGTCGCTGCTGAGGATCGCCGAGGGTGCCGCGGTGGGGGTGATCGGGACGGCGGGCAGCCGGATCGGCGACGAGATGATCCCGATGCCGCCGTCGGTGCTGACCACACCCGAATCGCCGGACCTCCAGTACCTGCTGGGCCACATGCGGGACCGGGGCACCGGCACCGTCGTGTTGGAAGCCACCTCCATGGCCCTGCAGACGTACCGGGTCGACCGGACCTTCATCGACGTCGGCGTCTTCACCAACCTGACCCAGGACCACCTGGACGACCACGGCACGATGGCGCACTACACGGACGCCAAACTGCGCCTGTTCCAAGGCCTGTGCCGGCAGGCCGTGGTCAACGTCGACGACCCGGTGGGGGCGGGGATCCAGACGATGATGCCGGGCGCGGTCACCACGTACGCCGTCGACACCGAGGCCGATTACCGTGCCTCGGACCTGGTGGCGGACGCCTCGGGGACCCGCTTCACCCTGCGTCACGCCGGCCGGGAGTACGCGGCGGCGATCCCCGTTCCGGGTCGCTTCTCCGTGTCCAACGCGCTGGCCGCCGTGGCGGCCTGCCACGTCCTGGGGCACGACCTGGACGGACTGGTCGCCGCGCTCGCGCTGATGCCGGCCGTCCCCGGCCGCTTCGAACGCTTCGTGACCCCCGCCGGCACCTCCGTCATCGTGGACTACGCGCACTCGCCCGACTCCCTGGACAAGGTGCTCACGGCGATCCGCGGCTTCGCCCG
This region of Streptomyces sp. NBC_00513 genomic DNA includes:
- a CDS encoding UDP-N-acetylmuramoyl-L-alanyl-D-glutamate--2,6-diaminopimelate ligase codes for the protein MKLSGLLTGHDHHVLQGDTEATRITAGTTFDVDRVTPGSLFIAVPGHDAGGPAAIGAALARGAVAVLVDDDGAAAAHRGPAATPGVCVVRVSDTRKAAAVVSSRYFTEPGRQMDMVAVTGTNGKTSISYMVESLLRIAEGAAVGVIGTAGSRIGDEMIPMPPSVLTTPESPDLQYLLGHMRDRGTGTVVLEATSMALQTYRVDRTFIDVGVFTNLTQDHLDDHGTMAHYTDAKLRLFQGLCRQAVVNVDDPVGAGIQTMMPGAVTTYAVDTEADYRASDLVADASGTRFTLRHAGREYAAAIPVPGRFSVSNALAAVAACHVLGHDLDGLVAALALMPAVPGRFERFVTPAGTSVIVDYAHSPDSLDKVLTAIRGFARGRVITVFGCGGDRDTTKRVEMGRIAGTHSDLCVLTSDNPRNEDPEAILDQIAPGIESTGTPYERSADRRRAIGLALSAAGPQDVVLIAGKGSEPHQIVGEALLPFSDMATVRDLARPAG